In the Flavobacterium acetivorans genome, one interval contains:
- the rsfS gene encoding ribosome silencing factor, giving the protein MTKKTINNDALLANIIAGIEEVKGSDIEILDLREIDSAVCDYFVICNGNSNTQVNAIVSSIQKVVSKELKDKPWHVEGSGNAEWVLMDYVHIVVHVFQKQIREYYNIESLWGDAKITTIANKY; this is encoded by the coding sequence ATGACAAAAAAAACTATAAATAATGATGCTTTACTAGCCAACATTATAGCGGGAATCGAAGAAGTAAAAGGAAGTGACATTGAGATTCTCGATCTGAGAGAGATTGATAGCGCAGTTTGTGACTATTTTGTTATCTGCAATGGTAATTCAAATACGCAGGTAAATGCAATTGTTAGCTCTATTCAAAAAGTAGTTTCAAAAGAACTAAAAGATAAACCTTGGCACGTTGAAGGTTCTGGTAATGCGGAATGGGTACTTATGGATTATGTACACATCGTAGTACATGTATTTCAAAAACAAATTAGAGAATATTACAATATCGAAAGTTTGTGGGGAGATGCAAAAATAACTACAATAGCTAATAAATATTAA